From one Gallionella capsiferriformans ES-2 genomic stretch:
- the mltF gene encoding membrane-bound lytic murein transglycosylase MltF codes for MQRHKLIIRLFQISVFFALMLFGYTHLNKHIASWSDEELIVVIAQDSTLSDEEFSKQLAQQFADHLYVPLKIILVPADQISATLQKHQAHLSASGFRLDQKSSGLLLGPGFLTVREQVAFNQDQDAPKHLNDLIGKRIAVVAGSTHEKALIALKEQLPQLAWESRTMQTVEDLLKEVAQRSLDFTIANHEQISQMLNYYENLAVAFDIGKPSKLAWAFPHDADNELIAEAEQFFAEIEKNGELHKLLDRYYGHNDRLATLDAAEFIEQTNKTLPKFRTLFEKAGRIVNEDWRLIAAIAYQESHWDPLATSMTNVRGMMMLTEATADRMNVTNRLDARESINAGAKYLELIKKQLPPRIEEPERTWLALSAYNQGQGHLEDARTLTARKGGNADSWVEVKKWLPQLNNPVYFEKLKHGYARGGEAVIFVENIRAYYDMLTRLTDDTTPARDYQLVSTREKPAFSLHTPRKLKATAGGDKTEASYSLSDQRSIDGQHPPL; via the coding sequence ATGCAACGACACAAACTTATAATCCGGCTGTTTCAAATCAGCGTTTTTTTTGCACTGATGCTGTTCGGCTATACCCATCTTAACAAGCACATCGCCTCCTGGAGTGACGAGGAACTGATCGTCGTCATCGCTCAAGACTCTACGCTCTCCGATGAAGAATTTTCCAAGCAGCTTGCCCAGCAGTTTGCTGACCATCTCTACGTCCCGTTAAAAATCATCTTGGTTCCTGCCGATCAAATCAGTGCCACACTGCAAAAGCATCAGGCGCATTTGTCGGCTTCGGGCTTCAGACTCGATCAAAAAAGCAGCGGACTCTTATTAGGCCCCGGCTTTTTAACGGTACGCGAGCAAGTCGCTTTCAATCAGGATCAGGATGCCCCTAAACACTTGAACGATCTGATTGGCAAACGCATTGCGGTTGTTGCCGGATCGACACACGAAAAGGCACTCATCGCACTAAAGGAGCAATTACCCCAACTCGCCTGGGAGTCGCGTACGATGCAAACCGTGGAGGATTTGCTAAAAGAAGTCGCTCAAAGATCGCTGGACTTCACCATCGCCAATCATGAGCAGATCTCTCAAATGCTCAATTACTACGAAAATCTAGCCGTTGCCTTCGATATTGGGAAACCGTCCAAACTTGCATGGGCCTTCCCTCACGATGCAGACAACGAATTGATCGCCGAGGCCGAACAGTTCTTCGCTGAAATCGAAAAAAATGGTGAACTGCACAAACTGCTGGATCGTTACTACGGTCATAACGACCGCCTGGCCACGCTAGACGCCGCTGAATTTATCGAACAGACAAATAAAACACTGCCTAAATTTCGCACCCTGTTCGAGAAGGCCGGCCGGATTGTTAACGAGGACTGGCGACTGATCGCCGCCATCGCCTATCAGGAATCGCACTGGGATCCGCTTGCCACCTCAATGACCAACGTACGCGGCATGATGATGCTAACTGAGGCTACCGCCGACCGCATGAACGTCACCAACCGGCTGGACGCCCGCGAGAGCATCAATGCTGGCGCAAAGTATCTCGAACTGATCAAAAAGCAATTACCCCCCCGCATAGAGGAACCTGAACGCACCTGGCTTGCGCTGTCCGCCTACAATCAAGGCCAGGGACACTTAGAAGATGCACGCACGCTGACAGCACGCAAAGGCGGCAATGCAGATTCCTGGGTGGAAGTAAAAAAATGGCTGCCGCAACTTAACAATCCGGTTTATTTCGAAAAACTTAAACACGGCTATGCCAGAGGCGGAGAAGCGGTTATTTTTGTCGAAAACATCCGCGCCTATTACGACATGCTGACCCGCCTGACTGACGACACAACTCCTGCTCGCGACTACCAGCTTGTCAGCACACGTGAAAAACCCGCCTTTTCCCTGCACACACCACGCAAACTTAAAGCAACGGCAGGCGGCGACAAAACAGAGGCTTCCTATTCACTATCCGATCAGCGATCCATTGACGGACAACACCCACCCTTATAA